Within the Candidatus Reidiella endopervernicosa genome, the region CTCGATCCCTTCCTGTTGCTCGACCAGTTTCGTAGTGACGATCCCGACGACTACATCGCCGGTTTTCCACCCCATCCGCATCGAGGCTTTGAGACGGTCACCTACCTGCTGCACGGCAACATGCGCCACAAAGATAGCGCCGGTCACGAGGGTCTGATCCGCAGCGGCGGGGTGCAGTGGATGACCGCCGGTAGCGGTATCGAACACTCAGAGATGCCGGAGCAGATAGACGGGCTGATGGATGGCTTCCAGCTGTGGGTCAATCTTCCCGCTGATCAAAAGATGATGACGCCACGTTACCAGGAGATCGAGCCTGAAGCGGTCCCAGTCGAGCAACATGATGATGGCACGGTGATCCGTGTAATCGCTGGCACCACCCTGCAGGGAACCGAGGGCGCGGTGCACCAGATCGCCGCCCAGCCGCTCTATCTCGATGTGTCACTACCCGCCGGAAGCCACTACGAGGAGCAGATTCCACTGGGTCATAACGCCTTTGTCTATGTGATGGCGGGGCCGCTTGAGGTGGCCGGGACCGAGCTGGCTGCCGGAAGTCTGGCCGTGTTGGGCGAGGGAGACGGCGTGGTGCTGGAGAGTACTGCAGACTCACGTTTTCTACTGGTTGCTGGCAAGCCGTTCAATGAGCCGGTGGCCCGTCATGGCCCCTTTGTGATGAATGCCGAGGCGGAGATTCAGCAGGCCTTTGCCGACTACCGCGCCGGTCACTTCGGCACGGTGGAGGGGTAATCGATGGCTTGGCGCAACAGCTTTAACGATTGGGGTTGGCTGGCGATCGGCTTCCATTGGCTCACCGCCGTGGCGGTCTTCGGTCTGTTCGGGCTGGGGCTCTATATGACCGGTCTCACCTACTACGACCCCGGTTATCGCAGCTGGCCCGATCTGCACCGCAGTATCGGTGTGCTGCTCTTTGTGCTTATCGTGGCGCGGCTGATCTGGCGCCGGATCGACCGACACCCCGAGCCGCTGGCGAGCCATGCGCCGTGGGAGCGCGTGCTCGCCAAACGGGTCCATGCAGTGATCTATCTGCTGCTCTTCGCAGTGATGGTGAGCGGCTACCTGATCTCGACCGCTGATGGGCGCGGGGTGGAGGTGTTCGGTCTCTTCACCATCCCGGCGACGATCAGCGGCATCGACAAGCAGGAGGATATCGCCGGATTAATCCACCTCTGGCTTGCATCTATTTTGATTGGTACCGCCCTGCTGCACGCAGCGGCGGCACTGAAACACCACTTTATCGACCGTGACCGAACCCTGCGTCGCATGCTGGGACTCGGCACCAAACAACAGACTGGAGAAGAGAGATGAGCAGAGTAGTTATCGTCTATCACAGCGGCTTCGGCCACACCAAGCTACAGGCCGAGGCGGTCCACCGCGGCGCGGCTAGCGTCGAGGGGATCGAGGCGCTGTTGATGACCGCCGAGGAGGCGAGTGATCGGCTCGATGAGCTCGACAGTGCCGAGGCGATTATCCTCGGTTCGCCGACCTATATGGGCACCGTCTCAGCGGGCATGAAGCAGTTCATGGAGACGGCAGCGAAGAAGTGGTTCACGCTGGCGTGGAAGGACAAAATCGCTGGCTCCTTCACCAACTCCAGCTCCTACTCAGGTGACAAGTTCAACACTCTGCTGGCGCTGACGGTTAACGCGATGCAGCACGGCATGATCTACGTCAGCCTCGGTCTCCACCCCGCCTCAAGTGGTCCCGAATCGATGAATAACATTGAGGGTCCGGGGCCGGAGGTGATCAATCGTCTAGGCTCCTACATGGGCCCGATGGCCGCCAGCTTCCAGGTGGCACCGGGCGATGCCCCATCCACAGGCGATATCGCCACCGCCGAGGCATACGGTGAGCGAGTCGCCAATATCACCCAGCAGTTTGTCCGTGGGCGTGCAGCCTAGTTATCTAAATAGAGAGGAATAGATGATGAAAAAGTCACTTTTTAGCAGTCTGGTTCTGGCCCTCGCCGTGGTGGCAACACCGGTAGCGGCAGAGGATTATGTGATTGACACCAAGGGGGCGCACGCCTCGGTGCAGTTCAAGATCAAACACCTCGGTTACAGCTGGCTCTATGGCCGTTTCAACACCTTCGTCGGTGAATTCAGCTATGACGAGAAGCAACCAAACAGTGCCAAGATTTCGGTAACGATAGATACCGCCAGTCTCGACTCCAACCATGCCGAGCGTGATAAACATCTACGTGGTAGCGACTTCTTCGATGTGAAGAAGTATCCCAGGGCGAAGTTTGTCAGTACCTCCTATAAGGAGATGGGTGAGAAGGGGGAGCTGAAGGGTATTCTCACCCTGCGCGGTGTCACTAAACCAGTCACGATCGCAGTCAATCAGATCGGTGCCGGTGATGATCCGTGGGGTGGTTTCCGCCGTGGCTTTGCCGGCAGCACCACGATCACGCTGGCCGACTTCGGATTTACCTACAATCTCGGCCCCGCCTCACGCGAGGCTGAGATCATGCTCTCGATCGAGGGGATTCGGAAGTAACGATTACTTCGTATCAGATGCCGGAGTCGAAAACGCCTCGGCATCTGTCGAATACGGGTGCTGTTGGCAGAAGGGTCGCGCACGGTCCAATCTCATCACCGTGAAGTAGCGCTATACTCGGCAGGGTTATCGCCATGAGCGCACCGCTCAAGGGAAGTGATGAGAACGGATAATAATGACGGCAGCTTTCTGCCCGACTTCTGCGAACGTGGCCGTGTGCTGGCGGTGGTGGTAGCGGCTGAGCTGTTTGCAATTGTACTAGCGCTGATGCTCCCATCGTTGAGCGGTGACCGTTGGAATGAGTTGGCACTGCTCTCGCTCTACATTCAGTGGATTGCACTCAGTAGTGCAGGGCTGCTCTGTCTGCTGCGTGGTTTAATCTCCAGGCTCGGTAATCGTCTTGCAGCCACTGCCAGCTATCTAGTGCTGCTGGTGGTAGTGGCGCTCTTTAGTGAGATCGCCTTTCAGGGGCTGCGTTTCTTCACCATTGGGCTCTCACTGACAGTCCCCGACCATTTCGACTTCTGGAGTCGAAACTTCATTATTGGTGCGTTGCTGAGTGGCGCGATCCTGCGCTACTTCTACGTGCAGCATCAGCTGCGGCAGAAACACCGCGCTGAGGCAGAGGCACGGCTCGAGGCGTTACAGGCACGCATTCGTCCCCACTTTCTCTTTAACAGCCTTAACACCGTTGCGGCATTGACTCGTACCCACCCTGCCGAGGCGGAGGCGGCGGTCCACGACCTGGCTGATCTGTTTCGCGCCACCCTCAAGGAGGGGCGTACCCTGATCAATTTCGATGATGAGCTGGCGCTGGTGCGCAGTTATCTCGATATCGAACAGCTGCGTCTTGGCGATCGATTGCAGGTGGAGTGGTCGGTCGATGGCTTGCCGGAGGGGCTACAGATTCCGCTGCTGACCCTGCAGCCGCTGGTGGAGAACGCCGTCTATCACGGCGTCGAGCCCCGTACCGATGGACGGGCTCGGTGCGAACTGATTGTGCGCTGGATGATGCGAGGTGCTGGGTGAGTGCCTGCCTAACCCGTTGCCAGAGGTGAGCGTTGATCCGATGATGCCGATTCGTATTGCCGAGCATCAAGGAGCGTCATTGCTCTCGACAC harbors:
- a CDS encoding pirin family protein, producing MGDSAKRFETRQLRSVVQRVVGHETSDGAGVNLRRVIGSPELNMLDPFLLLDQFRSDDPDDYIAGFPPHPHRGFETVTYLLHGNMRHKDSAGHEGLIRSGGVQWMTAGSGIEHSEMPEQIDGLMDGFQLWVNLPADQKMMTPRYQEIEPEAVPVEQHDDGTVIRVIAGTTLQGTEGAVHQIAAQPLYLDVSLPAGSHYEEQIPLGHNAFVYVMAGPLEVAGTELAAGSLAVLGEGDGVVLESTADSRFLLVAGKPFNEPVARHGPFVMNAEAEIQQAFADYRAGHFGTVEG
- a CDS encoding cytochrome b codes for the protein MAWRNSFNDWGWLAIGFHWLTAVAVFGLFGLGLYMTGLTYYDPGYRSWPDLHRSIGVLLFVLIVARLIWRRIDRHPEPLASHAPWERVLAKRVHAVIYLLLFAVMVSGYLISTADGRGVEVFGLFTIPATISGIDKQEDIAGLIHLWLASILIGTALLHAAAALKHHFIDRDRTLRRMLGLGTKQQTGEER
- a CDS encoding flavodoxin family protein translates to MSRVVIVYHSGFGHTKLQAEAVHRGAASVEGIEALLMTAEEASDRLDELDSAEAIILGSPTYMGTVSAGMKQFMETAAKKWFTLAWKDKIAGSFTNSSSYSGDKFNTLLALTVNAMQHGMIYVSLGLHPASSGPESMNNIEGPGPEVINRLGSYMGPMAASFQVAPGDAPSTGDIATAEAYGERVANITQQFVRGRAA
- a CDS encoding YceI family protein; protein product: MMKKSLFSSLVLALAVVATPVAAEDYVIDTKGAHASVQFKIKHLGYSWLYGRFNTFVGEFSYDEKQPNSAKISVTIDTASLDSNHAERDKHLRGSDFFDVKKYPRAKFVSTSYKEMGEKGELKGILTLRGVTKPVTIAVNQIGAGDDPWGGFRRGFAGSTTITLADFGFTYNLGPASREAEIMLSIEGIRK
- a CDS encoding sensor histidine kinase gives rise to the protein MRTDNNDGSFLPDFCERGRVLAVVVAAELFAIVLALMLPSLSGDRWNELALLSLYIQWIALSSAGLLCLLRGLISRLGNRLAATASYLVLLVVVALFSEIAFQGLRFFTIGLSLTVPDHFDFWSRNFIIGALLSGAILRYFYVQHQLRQKHRAEAEARLEALQARIRPHFLFNSLNTVAALTRTHPAEAEAAVHDLADLFRATLKEGRTLINFDDELALVRSYLDIEQLRLGDRLQVEWSVDGLPEGLQIPLLTLQPLVENAVYHGVEPRTDGRARCELIVRWMMRGAG